From Pirellulales bacterium, the proteins below share one genomic window:
- a CDS encoding ABC transporter permease yields MVLEREPLPLEQWIATGLPQWLTVVGAVALAALFFGFVLAAVRYGPGKAGDMIFRLLTGAVMDLVGISPRRVLALARLAIQESLRRRVLAGLAVFIVILAFALWFLDARTPDPARLYLSFVLTATSWLVLLMMVFLSAFSLPNDIKNHTIYTIVTKPVRPSEIVLGRILGFSAVGTALLAIMGLISYLFVVRALNHSHELTANDLTMVVAKDKDTDAEPERTGRTTLDRNHHHQVLIGADGSGSTDVVQGHWHDITADGKGSSQRFTIGSPQGQFHARIPVYAANLTFMDRGGRPTDKGINVGNEWTYRSYIEGGKLMSARWLFDGIRREDFPDGLRLNMTITVFRTHKGDIEKTVLGSYTLRNPRTKASARPQNFFAKEFAIDEHVVPLKLEDSDGKELNLFDDLVDDGQLEIELHCLQGGQYFGMAKPDLYLLPREGSFEANFLKGYTGIWLQMLMVTGFGVMWSTFLNGAVAMLATLVTLIAGQFASWVQELATGQVLGGNTFEAALRIVTQSSISTPLEENLATKVVQGLDAATLWPLKIIASLLPDFAQLDDASYVADGFNIPAYLITEQSLGVLAFLIPLFVVGFLCLKTREVAK; encoded by the coding sequence ATGGTCCTGGAACGCGAACCATTACCGCTGGAACAATGGATTGCCACCGGCTTGCCGCAGTGGCTGACGGTTGTCGGCGCCGTGGCGCTGGCGGCATTATTCTTCGGATTCGTCCTCGCAGCGGTTCGCTATGGTCCCGGTAAAGCCGGCGACATGATCTTTCGGCTGTTGACTGGCGCGGTGATGGACCTGGTGGGAATCTCGCCGCGGCGCGTCCTGGCACTGGCCCGACTGGCTATTCAAGAGTCGCTTCGCCGGAGGGTACTGGCCGGCCTGGCCGTATTCATTGTCATCCTGGCGTTTGCGTTGTGGTTTCTCGACGCCCGTACCCCCGATCCGGCGCGCCTCTATTTAAGCTTCGTGCTCACGGCCACTTCCTGGCTGGTGTTGCTGATGATGGTGTTCCTGAGCGCGTTCAGCCTGCCGAACGACATCAAGAACCATACGATTTACACGATTGTGACCAAGCCCGTCCGCCCCAGCGAAATCGTGTTGGGACGTATTCTTGGCTTCTCCGCCGTAGGCACGGCCTTGCTAGCAATTATGGGGCTGATTAGCTATTTGTTCGTCGTCAGGGCGCTGAATCACTCTCACGAATTGACCGCGAACGATCTGACCATGGTCGTCGCCAAAGATAAAGATACCGACGCCGAACCGGAACGGACCGGTCGCACTACCCTCGATCGCAACCATCATCATCAGGTTTTGATCGGGGCGGACGGTAGCGGATCGACCGACGTGGTGCAGGGGCACTGGCACGACATAACGGCCGACGGAAAGGGAAGCAGTCAGCGATTTACGATCGGCTCTCCGCAGGGGCAGTTTCATGCCCGCATTCCCGTCTACGCCGCGAATCTAACCTTCATGGATCGTGGGGGCCGGCCGACGGACAAGGGCATCAACGTCGGCAACGAGTGGACCTACCGCAGCTACATCGAAGGCGGCAAGCTGATGAGCGCACGGTGGCTCTTCGATGGCATCCGCCGCGAGGATTTTCCGGATGGCCTGCGCTTGAACATGACCATCACCGTGTTTCGTACTCACAAAGGGGACATCGAGAAAACGGTTTTAGGGAGTTACACGCTGCGCAACCCGCGCACCAAGGCTTCCGCCCGACCGCAGAATTTCTTTGCCAAAGAGTTCGCGATCGACGAACACGTCGTACCGCTGAAGCTCGAGGATTCCGACGGCAAGGAGCTTAATCTGTTCGACGATCTAGTCGACGACGGTCAACTCGAGATCGAGTTGCACTGCCTGCAAGGGGGGCAGTATTTTGGCATGGCCAAGCCCGATTTATATCTACTGCCCCGTGAAGGATCGTTCGAAGCGAATTTCTTGAAGGGTTACACGGGCATCTGGCTGCAAATGCTAATGGTAACCGGCTTTGGCGTCATGTGGAGCACATTCCTTAATGGTGCCGTGGCAATGTTGGCCACTCTTGTCACTTTGATCGCGGGACAGTTCGCCTCATGGGTACAAGAGTTGGCGACGGGCCAGGTACTGGGGGGCAATACCTTCGAGGCTGCGCTGCGCATCGTGACACAAAGTAGCATCTCGACGCCCCTAGAGGAGAATCTGGCTACCAAGGTAGTGCAAGGGCTGGACGCGGCCACGCTGTGGCCGCTGAAGATTATCGCCAGCCTGCTGCCCGATTTCGCACAATTGGATGACGCCAGCTACGTCGCCGATGGTTTCAACATTCCAGCATATCTGATCACGGAGCAATCGCTGGGCGTGCTCGCCTTCCTGATACCTCTGTTTGTCGTTGGCTTCCTGTGCCTGAAAACGCGCGAGGTCGCGAAATGA
- a CDS encoding ABC transporter ATP-binding protein: MPSDVSTAPATASARRQPDEVVVETRNLSKIYRDFWGRQKVRALKALDLEVRRGEIFGLLGPNGSGKTTTIKLLLGLLFPTSGEALVFNRSATDVTKNERIGYLPEESYLYRFLNAEETLDFYGRLFDMPASVRRQRTQELIDLVGLRGAKRRQLREYSKGMTRRIGLAQALINDPELLVLDEPTSGLDPIGTREIKDLILKLRDEGKTVLLCSHLLPDVQDVCDRIAILYQGELKELGRVDTLLKMRDITEIRTTALSDEAKAEIAAVVKRHQGDVLKIDNPTTTLEDLFLNIVRDSEEHPGRRAVEKT; encoded by the coding sequence ATGCCGTCGGATGTATCCACAGCCCCAGCAACGGCTTCCGCACGTAGGCAGCCGGACGAGGTCGTGGTCGAAACCAGAAACCTCTCCAAGATCTATCGAGACTTCTGGGGGAGGCAAAAAGTCCGTGCCCTCAAGGCGCTCGACCTGGAAGTGCGGCGCGGCGAAATCTTTGGCCTGTTGGGTCCCAATGGGTCAGGCAAGACTACGACTATCAAGCTGCTCTTGGGGTTGCTCTTTCCCACCAGTGGCGAGGCGCTGGTTTTTAACCGGTCCGCCACGGATGTGACCAAAAACGAACGGATCGGCTATCTGCCGGAAGAATCGTACCTGTATCGGTTTCTGAACGCAGAGGAGACGCTGGACTTCTACGGCCGGCTGTTCGACATGCCGGCCTCGGTTCGCCGCCAACGCACTCAGGAACTGATCGATCTGGTCGGCTTGCGCGGGGCAAAACGCCGTCAACTGCGCGAGTATTCCAAAGGCATGACGCGGCGCATCGGCTTGGCTCAGGCGTTGATCAACGACCCCGAATTGCTCGTGCTCGACGAACCTACTTCGGGCCTAGACCCTATCGGCACGCGTGAAATCAAGGATTTGATCCTCAAGTTACGCGATGAGGGGAAGACGGTCCTGTTGTGCAGCCACTTGCTGCCCGACGTTCAGGATGTGTGCGATCGGATCGCGATTCTCTACCAGGGCGAGCTAAAGGAACTGGGACGCGTCGACACGCTGCTCAAGATGCGCGATATCACCGAGATTCGGACGACTGCGCTCAGTGACGAAGCAAAAGCCGAGATCGCGGCCGTGGTCAAACGGCATCAGGGCGATGTTTTGAAAATTGACAATCCGACCACAACCTTGGAAGACCTGTTCCTCAACATCGTCCGCGATAGCGAAGAGCACCCAGGTCGCCGGGCCGTGGAGAAAACTTGA
- a CDS encoding DUF1570 domain-containing protein produces MAADITSRHAELRANYSAQLAELAAWAESQQLSVEAETSRNWLPALQPNRLMLACRPAAGEVVSKLPETASEWRQRFATLRRGQAEALFALAKAAATSGHASVAFQILPEVIRENPDHEKARAILGYEKYEGRWLTPFEVAKARDGQTWHANFGWLPADHVPRYEAGERLFGTRWVDAEDDQTLRSAPRKGWDIVTEHYNVHSSHSLEEGVRLATRLERLYDAWQQIFAGFTATEPILARRFAGHGAKRSVPMQHKVVYFRSRDEYVRALEKDEPQIGISTGFYLANKREAYFYADEATAGDDSNLYHEATHQLFSEIKHSVRDIGQDANFWIVEGIACYMESLTESDGWHFLGGNDAARLRDAQHRLLVDDYYVPLAELTGYGMERLQRDPNIPMLYSESSGLTYFLMHGERARYRDALIAYLSAIYQGRARPTTLAELCGAKDTVLDAQYRAFLKGLK; encoded by the coding sequence TTGGCCGCCGACATTACTAGCCGGCATGCCGAGCTGCGGGCCAACTATTCCGCGCAACTCGCGGAACTGGCAGCCTGGGCCGAAAGCCAGCAGCTAAGCGTCGAAGCAGAAACGTCGCGGAACTGGCTGCCGGCGCTCCAGCCTAATCGCCTGATGCTGGCCTGCCGCCCCGCGGCAGGTGAAGTGGTGTCAAAGCTACCAGAAACTGCCTCGGAGTGGCGCCAGCGATTTGCGACGCTCCGTCGGGGACAGGCCGAGGCGTTGTTTGCGCTCGCCAAAGCGGCCGCCACCAGTGGGCATGCCAGCGTAGCCTTTCAAATCCTGCCCGAGGTGATTCGCGAAAATCCAGACCATGAGAAGGCGCGCGCGATCCTGGGCTATGAAAAGTATGAGGGGAGGTGGCTGACGCCGTTCGAGGTTGCCAAAGCTCGCGACGGACAAACGTGGCATGCTAACTTCGGCTGGTTACCGGCCGATCATGTGCCCCGCTACGAAGCGGGCGAGCGCCTCTTCGGCACGCGGTGGGTCGATGCCGAGGATGATCAGACGCTGCGATCCGCGCCGCGCAAAGGCTGGGACATCGTTACCGAGCATTACAACGTTCATTCCAGCCATAGTTTGGAAGAGGGCGTACGGCTGGCGACGCGGCTCGAACGGCTCTACGACGCCTGGCAGCAAATTTTTGCCGGATTCACGGCAACCGAGCCCATTCTCGCGCGGCGTTTCGCGGGCCACGGGGCCAAGCGCAGCGTCCCAATGCAACATAAAGTGGTCTACTTCCGCAGTCGCGACGAGTACGTGCGCGCCTTGGAGAAGGACGAACCGCAGATCGGCATCAGCACTGGATTTTATCTGGCGAATAAGCGCGAGGCTTACTTCTACGCGGATGAAGCCACCGCGGGGGACGATAGCAACCTCTATCACGAGGCCACTCATCAGCTGTTCAGCGAGATCAAACATTCGGTCCGCGACATCGGACAAGATGCAAATTTCTGGATCGTCGAAGGGATCGCCTGCTACATGGAGTCGCTGACGGAGTCCGATGGCTGGCATTTTTTGGGGGGAAACGATGCCGCGCGACTGCGCGACGCACAGCATCGCTTGTTGGTCGACGATTACTACGTGCCGCTCGCCGAACTCACAGGTTACGGCATGGAGCGCCTGCAGCGCGACCCGAATATTCCGATGCTCTACAGCGAATCGTCGGGCCTGACCTATTTTCTGATGCACGGCGAGCGCGCCCGTTATCGCGACGCATTGATCGCCTACTTGTCCGCGATCTATCAAGGACGAGCGCGGCCGACGACGCTTGCCGAGTTGTGTGGCGCGAAAGATACCGTGCTCGATGCACAATATCGAGCGTTTCTCAAGGGGCTGAAGTGA
- a CDS encoding creatininase family protein, which yields MRHWKLAETNYAYVKEHAYEVAVLPLGATEPHNLHLPYGTDTIEGDAVGEEICRAAHERGARVVLLPTIPYGTETNQIAYPLSLNVNPSTLAAVIRDLVESLARHNIKKIVLLNSHGGNDLKPVLRELYGQTPAQLFLCNWYKVLADVEHQIFDDPGDHAGEMETSFILAYRPELVARNADGTLVADEGAMAETKFDAVNRGWISITRPWHLLTTNTGAGNPHAATAEKGRRMMALLVERLAQFLVELSAAPLDARFPY from the coding sequence GTGCGTCATTGGAAGCTCGCCGAGACGAATTACGCCTATGTCAAGGAACACGCGTACGAGGTGGCCGTGCTGCCGTTGGGCGCGACCGAACCCCACAATCTGCACCTGCCGTACGGAACCGACACGATAGAAGGTGATGCGGTGGGCGAAGAGATCTGTCGCGCGGCGCATGAACGAGGCGCGCGTGTTGTGCTTCTGCCCACGATCCCCTACGGCACGGAGACAAACCAGATCGCTTACCCGCTGTCGCTGAATGTGAATCCTTCGACGCTGGCGGCGGTGATTCGCGATCTGGTCGAATCGCTGGCGCGGCACAACATTAAAAAGATCGTGCTCCTGAACAGCCACGGCGGCAACGATCTAAAGCCAGTGTTGCGCGAACTGTACGGCCAGACACCGGCGCAGCTCTTTCTCTGCAACTGGTACAAGGTGCTGGCCGACGTCGAGCACCAGATTTTCGACGATCCCGGCGATCACGCCGGCGAGATGGAGACATCGTTTATTCTGGCCTATCGGCCCGAGCTAGTGGCCCGCAATGCCGACGGCACCTTGGTGGCCGATGAAGGGGCAATGGCCGAGACAAAGTTTGACGCCGTCAATCGCGGCTGGATCTCAATTACTCGCCCCTGGCATTTATTAACGACCAACACGGGTGCGGGCAATCCGCACGCGGCCACGGCGGAAAAAGGCCGGCGCATGATGGCGCTGTTGGTCGAGCGGCTGGCGCAATTCCTGGTCGAACTCTCTGCTGCCCCGCTCGACGCGCGCTTTCCCTACTGA
- a CDS encoding sigma-54-dependent Fis family transcriptional regulator yields the protein MNHANAAAARHHLPTTEVRYEAILAASQSDDIGHYLERTLPSILSACRADGVSLASLAGASRSGESWVQLGHAGSPMALPPALLAAALDAERIVTAEAWMIAPLECRVSHPELLAIHSRAVAPAEVQLEVEAIVPALRLGMAMVRARISQAARVVRLETILAIVGRWNQTQEMETLLNEMAEAATRLVHADRASIFLWDRAEHELVGRPALGVGESELRIPDNAGIVGQVIAAGQPRRLNLGDDSRAVNRRVDESLGYETRTLLCVPLRSRRGDLLGAFELINKHGGDFTDDDEAALVELAAHAGVALENTQEREGLLTSRRQMTDEAAAGVQLIGVSPSIEALRSTVRRVAVTELAVLLTGENGTGKEVVSQSIHYQSPRRTHPFVAVNCAALTETLLENELFGHEKGAFTDAHDTRPGKFELASGGTLFLDEIGDLSLGGQSKLLRVLEEKIVVHVGGSKNIHTDARVIAATNQNLAEMVRQKKFREDLYFRLNVVTLVLPPLRERIEDVVPLAEHFLRIFARQARRKMPKFSAGARHRLEAHSWPGNVRELRNLMERLAYLHPTEKVEADDLAFVLSPTSALSPLIAADLPLTEATDRFQVEHIQHAVRRAGGNMSDAAELLGVHRSNLYRKMRQLGMPVQG from the coding sequence ATGAATCACGCAAATGCTGCGGCTGCACGTCATCATTTGCCGACAACCGAAGTTCGCTATGAGGCGATCCTGGCTGCGAGTCAAAGCGATGACATCGGCCACTACTTGGAGCGAACACTTCCGTCGATTCTCAGTGCTTGTCGAGCTGACGGCGTCTCGTTGGCAAGTCTAGCCGGAGCCTCGCGCAGTGGCGAAAGCTGGGTTCAACTGGGGCATGCCGGAAGCCCTATGGCGCTCCCGCCGGCGCTCCTCGCCGCCGCGCTCGATGCCGAACGAATCGTCACCGCGGAGGCATGGATGATCGCCCCGCTCGAATGCCGGGTATCGCATCCGGAGCTATTGGCCATTCACTCTCGCGCCGTAGCGCCGGCCGAAGTTCAACTCGAAGTCGAGGCCATCGTTCCAGCCCTGCGACTGGGCATGGCCATGGTGCGAGCGCGAATCAGCCAGGCAGCGCGCGTGGTCAGGCTCGAGACCATTCTGGCCATCGTCGGCCGCTGGAACCAGACGCAAGAAATGGAGACCCTGCTGAACGAGATGGCCGAAGCCGCCACCCGGCTGGTGCATGCAGATCGGGCCAGCATTTTTCTCTGGGATCGCGCCGAACACGAACTTGTCGGCAGGCCGGCCCTGGGTGTCGGCGAGAGCGAGCTGCGCATACCCGACAATGCCGGCATCGTTGGACAAGTGATCGCCGCTGGCCAGCCACGGCGTCTTAACTTGGGAGATGACTCACGCGCTGTGAATCGCCGCGTCGACGAATCGCTCGGGTATGAAACACGGACGCTGCTGTGCGTACCGTTGCGAAGCCGACGTGGCGATCTGCTGGGCGCCTTCGAACTCATCAACAAGCATGGCGGCGACTTCACGGATGACGACGAAGCGGCGCTCGTCGAACTGGCGGCACACGCGGGCGTGGCGTTGGAGAACACGCAAGAACGCGAAGGTCTCCTCACATCACGACGCCAGATGACCGACGAGGCAGCGGCAGGCGTTCAGCTGATCGGAGTTAGTCCTTCCATCGAAGCGCTGCGATCCACCGTACGACGCGTGGCTGTCACCGAGTTGGCCGTGCTGCTGACAGGCGAAAACGGCACGGGCAAAGAAGTGGTCAGCCAGTCAATTCACTACCAAAGCCCACGCCGTACGCATCCGTTTGTCGCGGTCAATTGCGCCGCGCTGACGGAGACGCTATTGGAAAACGAGCTGTTCGGACATGAAAAGGGGGCCTTCACCGACGCCCATGACACGCGGCCGGGCAAATTCGAATTGGCGTCGGGAGGGACTCTATTTCTCGACGAGATCGGCGATTTGAGCCTAGGGGGCCAGTCGAAATTGCTACGCGTGCTGGAAGAGAAGATCGTCGTCCATGTGGGTGGATCAAAGAATATTCATACAGACGCGCGCGTCATTGCCGCCACGAACCAGAACCTGGCCGAGATGGTGCGGCAAAAGAAATTCCGCGAGGATCTTTATTTTCGGCTAAACGTGGTAACGCTGGTGTTACCACCGTTGCGCGAACGGATCGAAGACGTCGTGCCGCTTGCGGAGCATTTTTTGCGAATATTTGCCCGTCAGGCCAGGCGTAAGATGCCCAAGTTCTCTGCCGGCGCGCGTCATCGATTGGAAGCGCATAGCTGGCCGGGCAACGTCCGCGAGTTGCGTAACCTGATGGAGCGACTGGCCTATTTGCACCCAACGGAAAAGGTCGAGGCCGATGATCTGGCCTTTGTCCTATCTCCGACAAGCGCGCTCTCGCCCCTCATCGCCGCCGACCTGCCCCTCACCGAAGCCACCGATCGCTTCCAAGTCGAGCACATTCAGCACGCCGTGCGGCGTGCCGGCGGCAATATGAGCGACGCGGCAGAACTGCTCGGCGTCCACCGCTCGAACCTGTATCGCAAGATGCGACAACTGGGGATGCCAGTGCAGGGGTAG
- a CDS encoding enoyl-ACP reductase, whose product MGLFDGKKGLILGVANDHSIAWAIAEFVMAEGAVCGFTHLPDRPDDERQRNRRRVALLTDAAPNAKFLVPMEVSSDDDIRAVMRRAGEEFGKIDFVVHSIAYAPLEDLKVNTIECSREGFKLAMEISAYSLVAVANAARGIMNDHGNILTMTYFGGERAVPGYNVMGVCKAALDSIVKYLAFDLGPRRIRVNAVSAGPLRTLAGRGAGVDDMLVLYEAMSPLGRNITHQEVAHTAGFLLSHMAEGITGEILHVDGGYNIMGSPGRMLEKYRDSLKTS is encoded by the coding sequence ATGGGTCTATTTGACGGCAAGAAGGGTCTGATCCTGGGCGTGGCCAATGATCACTCTATCGCCTGGGCCATCGCCGAATTTGTGATGGCCGAAGGTGCTGTCTGCGGCTTCACGCATCTGCCCGATAGACCGGACGACGAACGCCAGCGCAATCGCCGCCGCGTGGCCCTGCTAACTGACGCCGCACCGAACGCCAAATTCCTGGTGCCCATGGAAGTCAGCAGCGACGACGACATCCGCGCCGTGATGCGCCGCGCCGGCGAGGAGTTCGGCAAGATCGATTTCGTGGTCCACTCGATCGCTTACGCCCCGCTGGAGGATCTTAAGGTCAACACCATCGAGTGCAGCCGTGAAGGCTTCAAGCTGGCAATGGAGATAAGCGCCTACAGCCTGGTCGCGGTAGCGAATGCCGCGCGAGGAATCATGAACGATCACGGCAACATACTTACGATGACCTATTTCGGTGGCGAGCGGGCTGTGCCCGGCTACAACGTGATGGGCGTCTGTAAAGCAGCACTCGACTCTATTGTCAAATATCTGGCTTTCGACCTCGGCCCGCGGCGGATCCGCGTCAATGCTGTCAGTGCGGGACCGCTCCGCACGCTTGCTGGTCGCGGCGCGGGAGTGGACGACATGTTGGTCCTCTACGAGGCGATGTCGCCGCTGGGGCGCAATATTACGCACCAAGAGGTGGCCCATACGGCCGGCTTTTTGCTTTCGCACATGGCCGAGGGCATTACCGGCGAAATCCTGCACGTCGACGGCGGCTACAACATCATGGGGTCGCCTGGACGCATGCTCGAGAAGTACCGCGACAGTCTGAAAACAAGTTGA
- a CDS encoding ketoacyl-ACP synthase III: MNYAAIGPISIYLPETVETNDELARMFPKWDMDLIYSKTGIRARHIAAPDQCASDLGVAAAEKLFAEHNIDRKSIDFLLLCTQTPDYPLPTTSCLIQDRLGLRTSIGALDFNLGCSGFVYGMSLADGLIRSGAAQRVLLITAETYSKYIAPEDRSLRTIFGDGAAATLVESAPQPSLTAFRFGTDGAGADTLMVTRGGARPAADALRPRKRHRWASQLYMDGPALVEFTVERIPQLIDQILEAGSLKREDVEIFLMHQATHLMLSRLREQLAVDEQRLPLMLENYGNTVSSTLPILLHELRSSGRLRPGTRSMLVGFGVGLSWAGCLWTETWQAKGAATGQGAVEQAAPQVPGDKPADGDAAAEKQAA, translated from the coding sequence GTGAATTACGCGGCGATCGGCCCTATCTCGATCTACCTGCCCGAGACCGTCGAGACCAACGACGAGCTTGCTCGAATGTTCCCCAAGTGGGACATGGACCTGATCTATTCCAAGACAGGGATCCGCGCACGGCACATTGCAGCGCCAGATCAATGCGCTTCGGACTTGGGAGTTGCCGCTGCCGAGAAGCTGTTCGCCGAACATAACATCGACCGAAAGTCGATCGACTTCCTGCTGCTGTGCACGCAAACGCCCGATTATCCGCTCCCCACGACCTCCTGCCTGATTCAAGATCGTTTGGGGCTGCGGACCTCGATCGGGGCGCTCGATTTCAATTTGGGATGCTCGGGCTTTGTTTACGGCATGTCGCTGGCCGACGGGCTGATTCGCAGCGGCGCCGCGCAGCGGGTGCTGCTTATCACCGCGGAAACCTATTCGAAATACATCGCACCCGAGGATCGCAGCCTGCGCACCATATTTGGTGATGGCGCCGCCGCGACGCTTGTCGAATCTGCCCCGCAACCATCGCTGACGGCATTTCGGTTTGGCACTGACGGCGCCGGCGCGGATACGCTCATGGTGACGCGTGGAGGTGCCCGCCCGGCCGCCGACGCACTCCGTCCGCGCAAGCGGCATCGTTGGGCCAGCCAACTTTACATGGATGGTCCGGCACTTGTCGAATTCACGGTCGAGCGGATCCCCCAGTTGATCGACCAGATCCTGGAAGCGGGATCGCTCAAGCGCGAGGATGTCGAGATTTTCTTAATGCACCAGGCCACGCATCTGATGCTTTCTCGACTGCGCGAGCAATTGGCCGTCGACGAGCAGCGCTTGCCCCTGATGTTGGAGAATTACGGCAACACCGTATCCTCCACCTTGCCGATCCTTTTGCACGAGCTGCGCTCTAGCGGACGCCTGCGACCAGGCACTCGCTCGATGCTGGTCGGATTCGGCGTCGGCCTCTCCTGGGCCGGCTGCCTGTGGACGGAAACATGGCAGGCAAAAGGGGCTGCCACTGGACAGGGCGCGGTCGAACAAGCGGCTCCGCAGGTCCCTGGTGACAAGCCCGCCGATGGCGATGCTGCTGCTGAGAAACAAGCCGCCTAG